The Dokdonella sp. nucleotide sequence CGATGCGCCGCACGCCTGCTTCGCACTCGTCGAGCTGAAAGACCACGCCGTCGTCCACGCCGGGCACGGCGAGCAGGCGTCGCGTGAGGTCGCCGAGCGAGGCACGCTTGCCAGCGATCTCGAGCAGGTCGGCATTGCGTCCACGCAGCGCAAAGCGTTGCTCGGGCAGCAGTTCGATCACGTCCTGCAAGACCACCGGGTGGGCGATGTGGTCAGCCTCGACGAGGGTGCCGTCGGGCTGCGGGCGCAACGTCACGCCGTCATAAATGCGCCACGCATCCTCGCTCGCGCTGCGCCGATGGGCTATCACACAGGTCTCGGTGGATCCGAACAGCTCGATGACCGGTGCGGCGAAACGCTGCTCGGCAAGCGCAGCAATGTCGGCCGCAAGTGGCGCGGTAGCTGAAACGATTGCCGCGACATCGGGCAGCGGCGTGTCCGCCAGGAGCAGGTTGCGCAGGTGGATCGGTGTCGTCACCAGCACGCGCGGAGACGGCGTCTGCGCGAGTGCGGCGGCGATGTCGGCCGGGAAGAAAGGCTTGCCGGCGTGCACGGCAAACGGCCCGAGCAGCGGCAGCAGCACCGACATCTCGATGCCGTACATGTGCTGCGCTGGCACGGTGGCGACGATCGAAGCGACCTCGCCCTCGCTGAGGCCGATCGTCCGCATCAGCAGCTGAGCATTGTGGCGCGTGCCGATTTCGAAATCCCGCCAGCGCTTGGTGTTCGCCTTCGGCTGTCCGGTACTGCCCGAGGTGAATCCGATCGCGACGATCTGCTGAGGATCGATATCAAGGCTGCGCCGATCGGCACCGCCCACGTTCGTGAATGCGTGGTTCGGAATGCGCAGATAGCGTGCCGGCGCCGGCTCAAGCGCCGCATCGCCCACGGCGTAAGCCTGTGCATCGATCGCCATGACCTGATCGATCGCCCGGGGGGCGCGCGACGGCGGCAACAGGTTGGTCTGGCCGCGCGCGGCCACGGCGCAGAACGCGGCGATGAAGGCATAGCGGTCTTCGCACAGGTTGACCGCATGGACGGCTACCGGCAGATGTCGTGCGATCGCCTCGACGTCGGCGAGGAAGCGCGCCAGCGTGACCGGCACGCCGTCGCGCCAGGCGATTACGCGATCGGCCGCGCCGCAAAGCGCATGCGCGCGTCGCCCATCAAATGGATCGAGGTATGCGGACACGCTTCTCCCCTGGCGATCGTTCTGAGCACCCTTAGCGTCGCAACAACGCACCACTGATAGCGTCGCGGATCGGCGTGGGTCGCTCAAGTCCTCCGAGTGCGCCGTCGACGAGGGCATCGATGTCGTACCCGAAGGCCAGACGCACCGCTTCGGCGCAGCGGGCCGGGGCTTCGCCGTGGCGGTTCGCGCTGGTCGAGACGAGGGCGCCGCCGAAGGCGGCGCACAACGCGGCGGCAGTCGGATGCGCGGTCACTCGCAGGGCGATGCCGGGATGGTCGCCCGCGATCCATTCCGGCACACCGGGTGCGCGCGGGAAGACCCAGGTCTGTGGGCCGGGCCAGCTCGCCAGCGCGCGTTCGAGCGCTTCGCGCGGCGTGGCGGGATCGATGTACGGGACGATCTGGGCGAACTCCCCACCAACCAGCAACATCCCTTGCGTCGGTGGCCGTTGCTTGAGCGCGAACAGCCGGGCGACCGCGACCCGGTTGCTTGGATCGCAGCCAAGGCCGAACACGGCTTCGGTGGGCCAGGCAACGACACCCCCTCGACGCAATGCCGCGGCCGCGGTGGGGATGTCGTCGGTATCGGTCATTCGCGTTGCGCTGTGGTGCTGCGGTTGGCGATGGACTCAGGGTGCGGCTTTCCTTGCCGGCGTCTTCCGCGTCGCCGCTTTCTTGGCCGGCGCCTTCTTCGTGGCGGCGGCCTTCTTCGCCGCCGGCTTCTTCGCCGCCGGCTTCTTCGCAACCGGCTTCTTCGCAACCGGCTTCTTCGCAACCGGCTTGGCAGGTGTTTCCTTGGCCGCCTTCGCCTTGCCGAAACGACCGCCGCGCTTCGGGCGGTTCGGTGCGGC carries:
- a CDS encoding AMP-binding protein, which codes for MSAYLDPFDGRRAHALCGAADRVIAWRDGVPVTLARFLADVEAIARHLPVAVHAVNLCEDRYAFIAAFCAVAARGQTNLLPPSRAPRAIDQVMAIDAQAYAVGDAALEPAPARYLRIPNHAFTNVGGADRRSLDIDPQQIVAIGFTSGSTGQPKANTKRWRDFEIGTRHNAQLLMRTIGLSEGEVASIVATVPAQHMYGIEMSVLLPLLGPFAVHAGKPFFPADIAAALAQTPSPRVLVTTPIHLRNLLLADTPLPDVAAIVSATAPLAADIAALAEQRFAAPVIELFGSTETCVIAHRRSASEDAWRIYDGVTLRPQPDGTLVEADHIAHPVVLQDVIELLPEQRFALRGRNADLLEIAGKRASLGDLTRRLLAVPGVDDGVVFQLDECEAGVRRIAALVVAPSRNVVDILDALRRQVDPVFLPRPLRRIERLPRNETGKLPRAALLAALTGASDD
- a CDS encoding Sua5/YciO/YrdC/YwlC family protein — protein: MTDTDDIPTAAAALRRGGVVAWPTEAVFGLGCDPSNRVAVARLFALKQRPPTQGMLLVGGEFAQIVPYIDPATPREALERALASWPGPQTWVFPRAPGVPEWIAGDHPGIALRVTAHPTAAALCAAFGGALVSTSANRHGEAPARCAEAVRLAFGYDIDALVDGALGGLERPTPIRDAISGALLRR